CTGTAACTACAGTGGTAAATCTGAACATATGAAGGTTATACAGCAGCTTAGTCCCCTGGTAATGGAccatcatcatttcattttatgtagATGATGAATTGATTTGTCCAAGAACATATTTAtaattacttattacttattgtggagaggtgctgtcaaagccaCAGAGCAGCGCAGAAATAATCGTTTCCAAAGGTTTTTAAGCAAAGCTCACCCTCCTAACCAATCACATAAATCAGAGTTTTACAGCATCCTATTCATTGTAATATAATGAGTAATATCTGATGTGTAGCAGATGGTAGAACAGCGtagcagagcaggaagaggaagggcTGTGCTAGCAGGGAGCAGCATGACTGAGACTCATGCTAACacttgattattattatatatattgtgtCTTGCAGCTTTAAATGTGGTTTGATGTAGATTTATCATTAGATTTGTGGATCACTTCAGTTTGTTAACAATACAACAATATGATGTTTTATGACATGATCAATACTTCTGAAACCAGGACTTAGACACTGATGAGTTTTACTTTCACCCATCGTCTCTTCAGGCTAATAACGTGTGAGGGGAAGTTTTATCATAATAGCCTAAAACCACATCCCTCTATtgtcacacaaataaaatgactaGTTAACGGTACAGCATTTAAAAAGCATCAGGtcacagagcagagagtgtTATCAACAAAACTAATGACCTGAAATCCtccaacacacactgtaaatattcagtACCGCCTCTCATGGTCACCTGCTCCACAAAGTCCCGACGGCCTCCGCCCCGTGTGCATCCAGTCCCTCTTCATCCTCTGCACCAGCCTCATCGCCGTCATCGAGACTTCGTGGTTCTTCTCACCAAACTCCAGCAGCTGAGTGAAACGGGGAATATACAGACACGGGTCTGGTggagacaggaaagaaaaggacGTTTTAAATGACTTCAATATTCAGACAGTCCTTTAAATTCTGGACCATCTGACCTTACGGATCTGATGCTGTAAGTTTTACTCTTAAAAGTTAAACCGTCTCTCAGAGCGCAGGATATTAAAAGCTgcaaactgaaattaaattagaGGAAAGTCAGAACACAGTCGATCAGTGATCAGTTCCAGGTACAGAAGTCTTTAAGTGCATTTTCAAAGCGTGACGTGCACATTTTCTactataaaaaaagataaataacagATTTCAACAATTCTGATGACacatatatttaatttgatttcctGAATCGATTCTTTATAATCTGAAGAAACTACAGAATAAAATCtaactggaaaacaacaacCTCTGGTCAACTTGAGTTGATATCAGCCTTCAACATCAAATCTATTTGCTTTCTGCTGCCAAACATCTCTCATCATAACACGTTTGTCCACGTGACTTTTATTTACCATCTCTGCTTCGACTGCGtctgagcagaaaacaaaccaaaagcaaaaatctaaaaaaataatttgttccactgtgtttggaccaaataaaaaaatgttttttccttttcaccaAACTGGTTCTTCACATTTATACAGATTTAAATTTACTAGCATCTGTGAGCTTCCCAGTAAAACCAGTCTCCCACTGCTGGCTGTTAATTAGCTCCACTGGAGAACAGGGGGATTAGCATTTAGCTTAACCAGCCTGTTTCTCATTCAGAGCGTCTTCCCAGATTTTCTCAGCTGGCAAACGTGTGAGAATGGGCGAGTTTCCAATTACAAGCACATAATCTCAAACTCCTTGCTTCTGAAATGCCTCGGAGAAACTTGCATATTGTTGCATATTTTAAACTTTATGGGAAAAAAAGTTTAGATTCTGCTTAAAAAACACCTGTTTTTACCATCTAAACAGCGTGGCAGGTGGCCAGCTCTCCTTTAgaataaaaatgactgaagacTATTTTACTGTGCTAAGaaagttaatttaaaactgAACTTAGGAGGAATCTTTTCCCCACTGCACCCAGGAGACAGAAAGTAGAGCTTCTGACAGTGGAGTCAAGCATCTTTGAAGTCAGTGGCTGTGTTTAAAGAGCAGTCCAGTGGAAAGCTGGTAGAGCCAGCTGGTAATAAGATCCAGGCTGATCCCTTCCCCCCTCTGCACCATGTAATGATACGTTTGCAGAGTTGGCCATTACTGGAGTGGAGCGTAATGCTGGGTCAGGCAAGATCTCCATAgaaaaagagggggaaaaaggTTGTTTGaggagaaaggggaaaaaagtcCAGCTCAAATCCTCCTCGACTCTCAAACATAATCAATCCGCGATGCTCAAACAGCCCAGGAGTCATTCTGGGAGTGAGAAGTGTAGTTTACTTTTTCCTATGTTCCCTCTTTCACCTCCATTCTACTTCTGTTCCTCACATTCCCCAAAAGTACTTGGACCACCCCCAGAGAAGAGGCTGTGAACTTGCTCCTTTCAATCAAATGTGGGAGCAGGGCTGCATGAATAGCATTAAAGTGCTACCACACCGTTACGGGGAGGAGGCAGCGCCTTTCCTCAAACCCTGAAACAGTCTCGAAGCTGCAGTGCATTCTGGTGTGTTCCCATTACTGTGGAGCAGAAACCGGTCAGCGACTTTCATTCACTCTGATGAATTTCTCTCTGTATCTGAGGTGAATGGCAGCTCTAGAAGGACTCCGATACGGGAAGTAAAAATAGCAGTACCTCCGAGAACAAGTAATCTATTACAAGTTCTGCACCTGAGTTGACAACAGAATGGCTGAGGAGGGATACagataatactgtatgtgcacaggCTGAGTCAGTTTAACGAaggaacaataaaacataagCTCACTGAAGATAACGGCGTCACGAGGCATCAAATCCAGGTGTTTTAATAGTGATTCTGTGATATTTAGCAGGTGGacacacctccacacagctgctgctagtttgacattttgtttgtgctgaGGTTAATGAGTGTCTGTCTGAATCCTGTCCAGACCTTCATGCTGCaaaacattcacactgacattctctctgtgtctctgtgcagtgTGAATTAAAAGTTGTATGAATtaggaaaagaacaaaacagaactcCGTCACCTGACTTCACTCACAGATCTGCTTAATTTGTCAATTTAAAGACACCTGTCAAATCTGTGACGTTAACAGACTGTTGTGTCTCATCTCTGTAattacagattattattattacactattAATTTATTCTGTATTTACTATATTTTGGATTTATTCTAGATTAGTTCTGTTTAACTTTAAGGTCAgtttgactctgctgctgtgacgtGAATTTCATTGTATAACCAGGTAATGTGTTTACTACTATAATGACGAAATCACACAGATAATGGATTGATTAAAGTCAAGTTTAAAGTAATTAACAGAATTACTGTAACTGTCAAAACGCTGAGATCCTCAGGGGCCCCAGAAactgtcctgctgtgtttgtgtcatttaacatttaatatttatctaGTTTAATGTACAGAGAAATTGTGATGCATAGTGTCATTAAGATTAATTTAACTGAATTCAACAACGCTTTCATCTTTATGGAAGTCCCCttcaaagaaagaaactaaatagtCCAAATTTCACCTCACTAAGTCAAAGGTCGGACTTTTTAATCTCATACTTTTGAGTTAGTTGAGTCTGTTTAGAgtagtgtgtgtgcgtgtgcatgtgcatgtgcgtgtgtgtgtgttgtttgtcatTAATTTCTTAAtgacctttttttatttttctgaactatttaatttatttttgttgatgtgaatgtgatgGTTTCATGAGTGCCATAAATAAGTACTACGTGAATAACAACATCATCttgtttactttagttttttattattattattattattattattttattaaataaattaatcacTGATATCTAGTTCTTGGGGCGGAGGCGGAGCTTCGGTCCGGTGACGCACTCTGCGGAGCCGCGGAGGGAGGTCCTCTGGCTCCTCTGACGTCAGCGCGGAGCACGCACCTGATTGGCCCTCGGGGCGTCCGGAGGGCGGAAGATCACGACGGAGACGAAGCAGAAAAACGAGCGGCCGTTAAAACTCCGAGCGACGGACGACGGAGCTGAGTGGGACCGCTCGACGTCCGGTTCGGAGGAAGACGGAGAAATGTCGGAGGATTAACGCAGAGGCGGGGCGGAAGACACGGACTCGAATCCCAGCGGCGACTCCGGATTACCCACTCGCTGAAAAGGGAAACAAGCGACGCGTCGTGGACGTTTCTCGGTCCAGAGGGGACGAGGTGACCGACGGGAAGGGGACGGAGGGCGCCCGGAGTCCGAGGTGGACCCTGCGGAGGATTCGAGCTCCGCAGCTTGGACGGATTTTTAGATGTTGTCCTGGAAAACTTGGCTGTCGATGCCGTCTTGAAGCGGCGCAGCAGCCGCCGAATTTCATACGGAAAAGGGCGAATTCTGCGCCGAGCGGACCCCGGTTAGTGAGTTCCTCCAGAGCCCGATCCCGGTCCACCTCACCGGATACTAACACCAAGAAGATCGGTGGCTTGTGCCGATGCCCACGGCAGACTGCAGGTTGGTCCACCATGGCCGGATCATGAGGTGTCTGACTTATCTACTCCTACTtccagaaacactgaaaaagtcCAAGAAGGTCGGCCAGCTCCCGGGCAGGCTGCCGGTCTGTTATGAGGTGCTGACTCTGTCCCTGAcgagcaagaagaagaagcagcagcagcagaaggagaagaagaagatggctGCGGAGCTGTACCCCcccaacaacaccaacaacaccaaCCTGGCCAACGGCACCACGGTAGCGGACGCCGAGAAGACGAAGGAGGTGCAGGTGAACcaggccagcagcagcagcagcagcacggcGACCACCCCGACCACCCAGcagaacatcaacaacaacaacgtggACCCACCCAGCTGGCAGTGCAGCCACCCCACTCTGAGAGAGAGGTAACGCCGACTGTCACCTCCAGGACACGGTGCTGCTGTGTGCAGAGTCGCCCTCCAAGTCCCTGCAGAGTTGCACCAAAGATGATGTAAAAGTAGATCACAGTGGGATTGTTGTGTAATGACAGCACACTGTCCGCTGTAACTCACTGTGTTCATGTGATAGTAACTGAAAAAGGGGCAATAAGGTCATTGTACCCCCCCAGCAAGCTGTTTTACTCTGTGCTGTAGTTATAGGTTGTAACAGCATCAATTTATATTTACGTGACTTTTCTGCACCAATCTATATACAAAAAgtgtgttttccatttttcattGTAGTTATTACAGTAAACTCGAGTATCATCAGGTTTATATACACGACTGGGCCACTGTTAACTATCATGTTATAAATAAACAGTTGCAGCACTATGATTGCAGCTATAGCTTCTTCCCCAAATACATGAAAATAACCAGTGTCTCTAGGCAAAAAGTGGGAGTGTGGGAGGATTTGATGTTATACAATACTTATTCATGAAACCTGCTCTGCTTTTAGGAATGCCTTGATGTTTAACAATGAGCTGATGGCTGATGTCCACTTCATTGTTGGCCCCTTGGGGGGATCGCAGAGGGTTCCAGCTCACAAGGTAAAGACGTTTTACCTCTTGGAAAAACTCTTTTTGAATCCTTTTATGAAGACATAGAAACCCTGAGGGCACCACGAAGGCATTAAAACTGAGTACTGTTGATTTCTGTgagttaaattaaatgtgtttctaacTGCGTAGGCTAATTGTCTATGTTCCTGCACCAGTGCTACTGAAAAGAACTGCTCCTGCTCCTTTGTTGAACTTAGCAAAGAAGAGTAATTCTGGTTATGTGTGTCTGACGCATCTGCTCCTTCCCCTCCTTCTCCTAGTATGTGCTGGCCGTGGGAAGCTCCGTCTTCTGTGCCATGTTTTACGGCGATCTGGCAGAGGAAGAGTCTGAGATCCATATCCCAGATGTGGAACCTGCTGCTTTTCTAATTCTGCTGAAGTAAGGCACTCACTATCCCTCACACAACCAACCAGAAGGAGAGATGACAAGCGCAGTCAGTGTCACTTCAAAGCATATTATTACTCATCCAAAGCTAAGCAGAGGCGAATGCCAAGATGCTGCGAGCGCCAGAGAGCAGTGGCAGCCGCACAGTCTGTAATTGCTGGTTTTCTCAGCACTCATTGTTCAACTagaaacatttttctcttttccttatCCACAGCCTGACAATTTTTCAAAGAGGAGAATATGTGCAGACTAGTAGATATAAATAACTTGCCTTTGTTGCTCATTCAGTAGCATTGGCTTTACCAGCATCACGTTGCACTTTATAGCTTTGGAGTAAAGTGCAGGATGTGTTAAGTCGTCATACAGTTTCCTGGAAAGTTGAAGGCATTCGTTTccattttgcttttctgtgaaCTCTTGATGCAGTGGAAATTAGACGAGAATTAAAATGAGATGAGCAGAGTTTTTCCAAGTATCTAAAATTAGTAGAACGTGGTGCGCCGAGCCTCGTTATGCACAGTAAATATTAAAGATGTAGAAGTTGGATTTCTGCACAGTTACTGTGATTTAAAGGCTCCTCTCCTTTATCCAGGTATATGTACAGCGACGAGATCGACCTGGAGGCAGACACGGTGCTGGCCACCCTGTATGCAGCCAAAAAGTACATTGTCCCTGCACTGGCCAAGGCCTGCGTCACCTTCCTGGAAACGAGCCTGGAGGCCAAGAACGCCTGTGTGCTGCTCTCCCAGAGCCGCCTGTTCGAGGAGCCTGAGCTCACGCAGCGCTGCTGGGAGGTTATTGATGCTCAGGCTGAGCTCGCTCTGTGTTCTGAGGGCTTCTGTGAGATCGACCTGCAGACACTGGAGATAATCCTACGGAGGGAGACGCTCAACACCAAGGAGGTGGTGGTGTTTGAGGCTGTTATGAATTGGGCCACAGCGGAGTGTAAGAGACAAGGTTTGGGGCCCACCACCCGCAACAAAAGAGAAGTCTTGGGAAAGGCGCTGTTCTTGGTGCGCATCCCCACCATGAGCCTGGAGGAGTTTGCTAACGGGGCTGCACAGTCCGACATCCTGACACTGGAGGAGACGCACAATGTGTTCCTGTGGTACACAGCAGCTAAAAAGCCCCAACTGGACTATCCTCTGACTGCCAGGAAGGGCTTGGCGCCTCAGAGGTGCCACCGCTTCCAGTCCTCAGCTTACCGGAGCAATCAGTGGCGCTACCGTGGCCGGTGTGACAGCATTCAGTTTGCAGTGGACAAGAGGATCTTTATCGCTGGTTTGGGACTTTATGGGTCGAGCGGCGGCAAAGCTGAGTACAGCGTAAAAATTGAACTGAAGAGACAAGGGGTGATCCTGGCGCAGAACCTGACAAAGTTCGTGTCAGACGGGTCGAGCAGTACATTTCCCGTGTGGTTCGAGCATCCTGTTCAGGTGGAGCAGGATGCGTTCTACACGGTGAGCGCCGTGCTGGATGGGAACGAACTGAGCTATTTCGGCCAGGAGGGCATGACGGAGGTGCAGTGTGGGAAGGTGACATTTCAATTCCAGTGCTCCTCCGACAGCACCAACGGGACCGGAGTACAGGGAGGACAGATCCCCGAGCTCGTGTTCTATGCATAAGCTGCTCTGGACTGCTGATGGAAAATTACGTTTATCCTCGCCTCCCAGCCTTCAAAGTAATGTAGCATCAGAGACACTTGAGTATTGTCACACTAAATGGCCTGGTTAGTTCTTTGAGAGACCTTTTTAAAAGCGAAGGAGCtgttttatcttatttaatttaatgttatttttatttaaatactggGTTAATGTTATTTGCTCTGTGTTTaaaaggctgcagctgctgtagaAACAACATTAATACAGCGATTTGTGGTTATGTAATCAAGCTAAGCTCCACAACTGGAACAAGTAGGGATTGCTTCAAATTGTGTAATTGCAAGTCTATATACAATGTTGTTACTAGAGTCCAAGCAGCAGGAGCAAACTTTATGTAGTGTTATGATTCTAAACTcataaaaaatggaaatctTGTCAAAAACAGAGTTGTTTTGCACTTCAGAGGAACGGCCTCAGAAACGATGTGTCTTTTGTAAAATATGATTTAACTGTTAACAGCTTGATGCTGTTAAAGACCAGATGTGTTCTGTACAAGAATGCCTATACACCTGATGATAAAACATAAAGGTTATTATGTGATGGAAGCCGCAGATGTCATCATTGTTGTGGTGTCTGGGTGACTGAGTGGGGATTTGAGGGGCAGCAGCGCCCTCTGGGTAAAACCGAAGAGAACTGCAGCGTGATATTATGGAAACGAGGCCAACAAATAAACACGTTTTAggtctttttcatttgaaaaagatCAACTTTAACTACTCTGAAACATTTTGGGGCATTTTTACATAACACAGCAAAATAGCAGCAATATAAAATATGTGAACCAGCAGAAGAACAGAGTCTGCATCATACAGCAGTTTATGCAGTaaactgttgtattttgtgtctTATCCGTGGAGAGAATGATTTGGACCTGAACTCTAGAGTGAAGTTAAAAATACAAACGCAGAcccacaaaaaaacacacaggttgTTCTGGTGACTGGGCTCTTTTCATATCTGTGTTCAGAAAATGCAAACTACATGATTTTAGCCTTTGATTTGATCCAGTGCCTTCATGGCCAAACCACTTAATCACTGTAGTATTGgtgcattaaaacattttataaatatttagtcTTTTACAGCTGGAAACATCTGCACAGTTTGCAGATTAATTTGGGGCTTGAGGTGTGGAGTGTGAATGACGCCAGCGTTTAGACAGAGGAACATAAAGTGTTGTTGGCGCACAAACATACTGGGtccattgttttgtttcatccGTCAGTTGTGAGTCTCCAAACTTTTGTGCAACTACAAATTCACAAGTTCCAGCTTTTACAAATATGAAGAGTTGCTGCGAGTTAAGTTGTGTCTGTAAATTGAAATTGTTTGGATCCGAGACTTCACTCACCAGTTTGACAGCATCATTCAACACTGTGAATGTAGTGGAAAGGGTTAAGTGGAGTTCAGTACCTATAGCCGGGGCGTTGATGCACAGTTCTCTGGCCAGGACAAGAAAGGTTTTTCCCAACACGTAGACGTTcacctgtggaaaaaaaaagccaacGTTAAAGCACGTGTCTGTCAGAAAGAACCTTGTGCTGCCAGTTAAGTCTAATTTTCTTACTGGATTTAGTGTTCACGTGATCCCTGTGTGTCCTAAGTGAATCTGAGGACTCCATTCAAAGCCACTTACAGAATTACAGTGGAGCTTGAGCGGCAGACGTTCAGGCTGTTCACCTCACAAGATACATGACTGAGCACGGTGGTGTGTTTGGGGGGAGACATTAGGATATGAGATAAGGCTGTTACGTCACCGTCAGGTTCACTGATCTGCTTACATAACCGAGCTGAAGGTTGCTGAACATTTCACTTCAATATGTGTGATTAAACACTCAACACAATTTAAAGGGATTTTTCTCTGTCGATTAATTTATAATCAGAATATCTTTCACTAAGTCGACCCCCTCCTCCTGCATTTTGTCCTTCAGATCGATTTCCTGCTAAAGTGTCAGACACAACTGTCACTGGGTTCCTGCACGGACGTTATTTGAGGTCAGAGAACAGATAATAATTTGACAACAGTTGTGGTGCCTTAAATGATTTCCACTGATTACTCAAGTTATTATCTGAATCACAAGTTCTGGTCCTCACAGGCTGCTGCCCGGCTGAATACctggtgtgttcagtcagtcagatcTGGAAGACACCAGGTCACTTCGTTTTCCCCTCCTCACACCTTCATCTATGATGCTTCCTTCCATCTTGTGAGTGAACAAACCTCAAAGTTGGAAAACAGGCAGAGGCAAAGAAATTCCATCTGTTCTAAGATGtacttgaaaaacaaaagtgcTTCACAAGTCAAATCCAGTCCAGATATTTATACAGTGATGCGTCAACTGATTATTTGTTGCAGATACAACGTGTTTTAAAGAGTTTATGGGGGTTTAGTATGTAGCTCGATCTGTTCCCTGCTGACACTTAAACTTGgtagaaaaaagcaaaacagaagtgaaacaaCCAACACAGGCTGTGATGGGATCTGATCCAGGACCTGTTTCTAGTAGTAAACATTACTGGAGCCGCCTGTCACCCTTCAACCAACTCCCTATTGATCAGAGActtaaat
The Anabas testudineus chromosome 22, fAnaTes1.2, whole genome shotgun sequence DNA segment above includes these coding regions:
- the LOC113148315 gene encoding BTB/POZ domain-containing protein 6-B, whose translation is MPTADCRLVHHGRIMRCLTYLLLLPETLKKSKKVGQLPGRLPVCYEVLTLSLTSKKKKQQQQKEKKKMAAELYPPNNTNNTNLANGTTVADAEKTKEVQVNQASSSSSSTATTPTTQQNINNNNVDPPSWQCSHPTLRERNALMFNNELMADVHFIVGPLGGSQRVPAHKYVLAVGSSVFCAMFYGDLAEEESEIHIPDVEPAAFLILLKYMYSDEIDLEADTVLATLYAAKKYIVPALAKACVTFLETSLEAKNACVLLSQSRLFEEPELTQRCWEVIDAQAELALCSEGFCEIDLQTLEIILRRETLNTKEVVVFEAVMNWATAECKRQGLGPTTRNKREVLGKALFLVRIPTMSLEEFANGAAQSDILTLEETHNVFLWYTAAKKPQLDYPLTARKGLAPQRCHRFQSSAYRSNQWRYRGRCDSIQFAVDKRIFIAGLGLYGSSGGKAEYSVKIELKRQGVILAQNLTKFVSDGSSSTFPVWFEHPVQVEQDAFYTVSAVLDGNELSYFGQEGMTEVQCGKVTFQFQCSSDSTNGTGVQGGQIPELVFYA